The following are encoded in a window of Lampris incognitus isolate fLamInc1 chromosome 15, fLamInc1.hap2, whole genome shotgun sequence genomic DNA:
- the fkbp6 gene encoding inactive peptidyl-prolyl cis-trans isomerase FKBP6 — protein sequence MVEYLQQAEVNRPYPYVLALGDEGFCSQAFVVLSPFQWLGQQMKDISGDGGVLKQVVQPGTGLYLPKDASVSIRFSGFLEYSDKPFDSNTQLRHPHMMKLGRELTLTGLELGLLSMRKGEFSRFLLNPQYAYGKMGCPPLIPPAATVLFEVQVIDFFDFTRVDSFTQLNLEEQNGLPLSTLLDVVNMLRNFGNRCFKQSRYFIAIEYYKQAVVLLRNRKTGTVEERDGVNAALLPLYTNLSLNHLRLESPQKALKNCSKALEIDPSNTKALYLCGQAYLEMYDYEKAHDYLVRAQARKPFDRDINSLLMMAAIGYKDDLDKQKDMYSKMFKTSGYCVQREGEMPLIPEKSMTLLDTVNIRFPIGSHTNMDPGSVE from the exons ATGGTGGAGTACCTCCAACAGGCAGAGGTCAACAGGCCGTACCCCTATGTCCTTGCCCTAGGAGATGAAGGTTTTTGCTCACAGGCTTTTGTTGTCCTT AGTCCTTTCCAATGGCTGGGCCAGCAGATGAAGGACATTTCTGGAGATGGAGGAGTCCTGAAACAGGTGGTCCAACCTGGAACAGGCCTGTATTTACCCAAAGATGCTTCAGTATCAA TTCGTTTCTCTGGCTTTCTGGAATATTCAGACAAACCTTTTGACAGCAATACACAGCTGAGGCACCCACACATGATGAAACTAGGGCGAG AGCTGACTCTGACTGGCCTGGAGCTTGGTCTGTTGTCCATGAGGAAAGGAGAGTTTTCCCGTTTTCTCCTGAATCCTCAGTATGCCTATGGGAAGATGGGCTGCCCTCCGCTCATTCCCCCTGCAGCCACAGTCCTGTTCGAGGTGCAGGTCATCGACTTCTTCGACTTTACCCGAGTGGACAGCTTTACCCAATTGAATCTG GAGGAGCAGAATGGTTTACCTCTGTCCACACTCCTCGACGTGGTCAACATGCTGCGCAACTTCGGCAATCGTTGCTTCAAACAGAGCAGATACTTCATCGCCATAGAATACTATAAACAG GCGGTTGTACTGCTTAGGAACAGGAAGACTGGGACAGTGGAGGAGAGAGATGGGGTGAATGCAGCCCTCCTGCCCCTCTACACCAACCTGTCCCTGAACCATCTCCGTCTGGAAAGCCCCCAGAAAGCATTGAAGAACTGCAGCAAGGCTTTGGAAATAGACCCCAGCAACACCAAGGCCCTTTATCTCTGTGGACAG GCCTACTTGGAGATGTATGATTATGAGAAGGCCCATGATTATCTCGTAAGGGCTCAAGCAAGGAAGCCCTTTGACAGAGATATTAACAGCCTACTGAtgatggctgccat AGGCTATAAAGATGACTTGGACAAACAAAAAGATATGTACTCCAAAATGTTCAAGACTTCAGGGTACTGCGTACAACGTGAAGGTGAG ATGCCTCTGATCCCAGAGAAGTCTATGACACTTCTGGACACGGTTAACATAAGGTTCCCtatcggcagccataccaacatggacCCTGGCTCTGTCGAATGA